The genomic segment GGACGAGCAGCATGACGTTGCCGATGTACATCGAGGCGATCAGGCCCCAGAAGAGGTCGGGTTGCTGCTCGATGAACAGCGGGCCGGGGTTGAGGTTCAACGCCAGCAACGCCGCGAGCATGACCGCGGTCGTGCCGCTGCCGGGGACCCCCAACGTCAACAGCGGGATGAGGGCGCCGGACACCGCGGCGTTGTTCGCCGATTCCGGGGCCGCGACGCCGCGCACGTCGCCCTGCCCGAAGGTGCGGTCCTTGTCGACCCAGCGTTGTTCGTTGCTGTACGCCAGGAACGCCGCGATGGTGGCGCCCGCCCCGGGGAGCGTCCCGACGAGGAAGCCGCTGACGGCGCTGCGGATCATCACCCAGAACGACCCGCCGAGCTCGCGGACGTTGATCATGGCGCGCCCGACCTTCGTCTTGACCTCCCCCCCGACGCGACTCTGTTCGAGGAGTTGGAAGACCTCCGCGACGGCGAACAGGCCGATCGTGGCGGATACGAAATCGATGCCGTCGTAGAGGGGGAGTTGCCCGAACGTGAAGCGGGGCGCTCCGGTCCCGGGGTCGAGCCCGATCGAGGCGATCACCAGGCCGATCGCCGTGGCGATCAGGCCCTTGACGAAGTTCTTGCCGGTGAGGGCGCTGATGGTGGTGAAGGTGAAGACGATCAACGCGAAGTACTCCGCCGGCCCGAAGCGGATCGCGAACTGCGCGAGGGCGGGGGCCAGGAACACCAGCCCGAAGATCGCCAGCGTGCCGCCGAGGAACGAGGCGATGGCGGACATCGCCAGGGCCGGCCCGGCGCGCCCCCGCTTCGCCATCTCGTAGCCGTCGAGGGTCGTCGCGACGGAGGAGGCGGTCCCGGGGACGTTCAGCAGGATCGCGCTGATGGAGTTGCCGTACTGCGAGCCGTAGTAGATCCCCGCGAACAGGATCAGCATCGTGGTCGGGTTCAGGTCCAGCGCGAAGGTGATGGGGATGAGGATGGCGATGCCGTTGATCGGGCCGATCCCGGGCAGCATGCCGATGAGCGTCCCGAGCAGGACGCCGACGAACACGAACGCCAGATTCTGGAGGCTGAGCGCCGTCTCGAAGCCGGCGATCAGGGGCGCGAAGGCGTCCACGTCAGCGCCACCCGTCCAGCCACGCGCCGGTGGGGAGGTACAGGTCCAGGGCGGTGGAGAACAACAGGTACGCCGCGACCGCGAACACCACGCCGGCGAGCGCCGCGTTGCGCGGCGTCCCCCCGAACTGCACGGCGAAGAGCGTGAAGGCGAGCGCCGTCGCGACGACGAACCCGAGCGGGTTCAGCAACAGCGCGTAGGCGACGAAGCCGGCGAGGGTGAGGGCGAGGCGGAGCAGCGTGCCGCGGGGGGGCCAGGCGACGGCGGCGCGGGGCTGCACGAACATCGCGACGGCGGCGCCCATGAGGAAGAGGCCGAAGAACACGGGGACCCAGCGGGGCCCGAGCGGGTCGCTGAACGGCGTGGGTTGGATCTGCGTGGCGAGGGCGACGTAGATCGCGCCGAGCGCCAGCAGCACGAGCGAAGCGATGCGGTGACTCATGCGCGGGGGCGCCTCCGGGGAACGCGCGGACGGGGGTGCGCGAGGCACCCCCGTCCGCGAGGTTCGTCGTCGGGGTGTGGGGGGTTACTGGCTGATGCGCGCGGAGAGTTCCGCGATGTCGTCGACCTGGTCCAGCACGAACTGCTCCATGTCGTCGCCGAACCGCGCGAACGGCGCGAGGCCGTTCTGCTCGCGGATCTCCGCGAACTGGTCCGACGCCTCGAGCTGGCGCAGGGCGTCCGCCCAGTACTGGAACCGCTCGTCGGACACGCCGGCGGGGACGTAGAAGCCGCGCCAGTTGGCGCCGACGGCGTCGATGCCCTGCTCGATGGCGGTGGGGACGTCCGGCAGCGCCGAGAGGCGCTCGTCGCTGAGGACGGCGACGACCTTCAGGTTGCCGGCCTCGATCTGCGGCAGCGCTTCGGAGATGTCGCCGGTGAAGACGTCGGCGCGCCCGCCGGTGACCTCGAGGATCGCCTGGCCGCCGCTGTTGAACGACACGTACTGGATCTGCTCGACGTTCTCGACGCCGGCCGACTGGGCCGCGAGGAGGACCTTGAGGTGGTCCCATCCGCCGACGGCGGAGCCGCCCACGATCGTCAGCGCGCCGGGGTCGCCGCTCCAGGCGTCCATCAGCTCGGTCAGCGAGTCGTAGTCGCTGTCGGGCGCGACGCCGATCACGCCGAAGTCGGCGCCGACCGCGCCGATCCAGCGGACGTCGTCCGCGGTCACGTCGGGGAACTGGCCCTGCGCGAGGCGCGTGGTGGTCGCGGTGGAGGCCGCCACGATCAGGTCTTGGTTGTCGCCCTGCTGCCCGACGACGTGGGTGAAGGCGACGCCGCCGCCGGCGCCGGCCATGTTCTGGGTGCGCACCTGGCCGTCGATGAGGTCGAGGTCGGTCAGGACGGGCGCGATGGTGCGGCAGGTGAAGTCCCAGCCGCCGCCGGGGTCGGCGGGGGCGATGCACTGCACGTTCGAGGGTTGCGCGAAGGCGGCGGACAGCCCGAACGCGGCGAGCAGCGTGACGAGAATGCGCTTCATGGTGAACCTCCAGGTCGCCTCGGGAGAGGACGTCTCCGCGAGACCCAAGGGCGGTAGGGACGTTCGTCCCTTGACGTAACGGATTGTGACTACGCGGGGAGCATACGGGGGCCGGGCCCCGCCGTCAATGGGGGGCGGCGTCGGCGCGTCCTGGACGCGTCACGCCCGGGCGCTGGGGCAGTCGGCGGCCAGGCTGCAGGCGTCGCAGGCGGGGGTGCGGGCGTGGCAGACGCGGCGCCCGTGCAGGATCAGGGCGTGATGCAGGAAGATCCAGCGGTCCTCGGGGAACAGCCGCTCGAGGTCGACCTCGACCTTGTCGGGGTCCTCGTGACGACTGAAGCGCAGGCGTCGCGCCAACCGCCCGACGTGCGTATCGACCGCGATGCCGGGCCGCCCGAACGCGTTCGACGCGACGACGTTCGCGGTCTTGCGCCCCACGCCCGGCAACGCCAACAACGCCTCGAACGCCTCGGGGACCGCCCCGCCGTGGTGCGCGACGAGCGCCCGGGCGGTCTTCACGACGTTCTTCGCCTTCGTGCGGTAGAGCCCGATGGTTTTGACGTACGGCTCGACCGCCTCCGGGGTGGCGGCGGCGAGGGCGTGCGCATCGGGGTAGGCGGCGAACAGGGCGGGGGTGGCGGCGTTCACGGAGACGTCGGTCGCCTGCGCGGAGAGGATCGTACTGATCAGGAGTTCGAACGGCGTCGTGAACGCCAGTTCCGTCGCCGCGTCGGGGTAGAGGCGCACCAGTTCGGCGAGGACCCGTTCGGCGCGGGCGCGCTTGTCGCGAACACGTTCGCGCGGCATGCGGGACGCTACCACTCCGCGTGTGCGGAGCCCGCCCCCGCGCCCCGCGGGCGGGGCTAGGATGACGGGGGACGCCCCGCCCGGGAGGAACCGCATGCCGACGTTCGAGTACAAGGCCCGCGACCGCAGCGGAAAGGTCGTGGCGGCGACGATGGAGGCGGCGACGCAGCGCGACGTCGCGGCGAAGTTGCGCGAGAAGGGCCTGTTCGTCGCGGAGATCAAGGCGCCCGGGACGGGCCTGAACACCGAGATCAAGCTGCCGAAATGGTTGGACGTCGGCAACCGGCCCGGCATCCGCGACGTCACGATCTTCTCGCGGCAGTTCGCGACCGTGATCGCCGCCGGCCTCCCGGTCGTGCAGTCGCTGACGATCCTGCAGCGGCAGGCGGACAAGGAGGGCTTCGCGGACGCGCTGAAGAAGGTCCGCGAGGACGTCGAGACCG from the Trueperaceae bacterium genome contains:
- a CDS encoding tripartite tricarboxylate transporter permease — its product is MDAFAPLIAGFETALSLQNLAFVFVGVLLGTLIGMLPGIGPINGIAILIPITFALDLNPTTMLILFAGIYYGSQYGNSISAILLNVPGTASSVATTLDGYEMAKRGRAGPALAMSAIASFLGGTLAIFGLVFLAPALAQFAIRFGPAEYFALIVFTFTTISALTGKNFVKGLIATAIGLVIASIGLDPGTGAPRFTFGQLPLYDGIDFVSATIGLFAVAEVFQLLEQSRVGGEVKTKVGRAMINVRELGGSFWVMIRSAVSGFLVGTLPGAGATIAAFLAYSNEQRWVDKDRTFGQGDVRGVAAPESANNAAVSGALIPLLTLGVPGSGTTAVMLAALLALNLNPGPLFIEQQPDLFWGLIASMYIGNVMLLVLNLPLVGLFIRVLLIPRWVLAPSVAVIGYVAVFSVNSSVFDLMVMTVLGVLGYLLRKINVPIAPIILALVLGPMMETNLRRALAQAQGDPSVLVGSGIAIALWVMVAASVVLPLVTRRSALEAVAPPARSRDDEDAPPMND
- a CDS encoding tripartite tricarboxylate transporter TctB family protein is translated as MSHRIASLVLLALGAIYVALATQIQPTPFSDPLGPRWVPVFFGLFLMGAAVAMFVQPRAAVAWPPRGTLLRLALTLAGFVAYALLLNPLGFVVATALAFTLFAVQFGGTPRNAALAGVVFAVAAYLLFSTALDLYLPTGAWLDGWR
- a CDS encoding tripartite tricarboxylate transporter substrate-binding protein, which produces MKRILVTLLAAFGLSAAFAQPSNVQCIAPADPGGGWDFTCRTIAPVLTDLDLIDGQVRTQNMAGAGGGVAFTHVVGQQGDNQDLIVAASTATTTRLAQGQFPDVTADDVRWIGAVGADFGVIGVAPDSDYDSLTELMDAWSGDPGALTIVGGSAVGGWDHLKVLLAAQSAGVENVEQIQYVSFNSGGQAILEVTGGRADVFTGDISEALPQIEAGNLKVVAVLSDERLSALPDVPTAIEQGIDAVGANWRGFYVPAGVSDERFQYWADALRQLEASDQFAEIREQNGLAPFARFGDDMEQFVLDQVDDIAELSARISQ
- the nth gene encoding endonuclease III, whose protein sequence is MPRERVRDKRARAERVLAELVRLYPDAATELAFTTPFELLISTILSAQATDVSVNAATPALFAAYPDAHALAAATPEAVEPYVKTIGLYRTKAKNVVKTARALVAHHGGAVPEAFEALLALPGVGRKTANVVASNAFGRPGIAVDTHVGRLARRLRFSRHEDPDKVEVDLERLFPEDRWIFLHHALILHGRRVCHARTPACDACSLAADCPSARA